The region AGAGAAATATTTGTTTCTAAAGTTTGTAGTTGAAGTTGATCATCTAGCATGGTACTAGAGTCAACAGGTTCAGTTGGATCTTGCATAGATAATTCAGTTAACATTAGTGTAATAAAATCATTATTATCTAAACTATCATTACCACTTACAGCTGTCGTGTAAGAGTTACCATAAGCATCAGTACTACTTGTTGTAGTTATATCACTTGTTGTAGACATTAAAGACTCCTTCTAAAGTTTTTACAACTTTATCAAAGGAAGAAAAACAGTAGGTAAGACTCTAGTAATAAAAGTTAATTAAAAAAATATATAGTAAATGAAAGATAACTAAGAATCTATTTTGAATTGAATTTTAAATAAATGGTAACATCCGCTATAAGAATAATAAAGTTTATATCCATGACTTTGTATTACATTATTAGTTATATACAAACCAAGACCTAAGCCTTTATCAATAGATTCATATTCTCTACTAAATGGTGTTAAATAGTGTTCAAAATCTTTTTTAAGTGGTTCTCCTTTATTTTTAATCAATAAAGAATCTTCTTTAACAAATATTTCAACTTTATCATTGGTATTATATCTTAAGGCATTATCAATTAAGTTTTTTAAGGCAATTGAAAATATTTCAAAATCAACATTTACTTTTGTTACATTAGAAAATATTTCTAATTTATCTCTATCTATTAATAATATATCAATTGCTTGATCTAGTAAATCAATAACTCTATACTCTTTTTTAACTAAATTCATTTTTCCTGAAGTTAATTCTTCAAGCTTTACAAACTCACCTAAAAGATACTCTAATCTTAAAAAAGCTTTTTGTAAAATCTCTTTTCTTCTACTTTCTTCTAAAGTATCAGAAACAAGTTTTCCTTTTGTAATAGGTGTTTTTAATTCATGTAAAATATTACGTAAAAAAAGCTTTCTAGAATCATTTAATTCTCGTATTTTTGTTATAGCATTATTAAATTCATTTGAAACTTGTGATATTTCATCATTACCTATAGCTTTTGTATTTATATCTAAGTTTCCATAAGAAAATTTTGTAATTTCATTTTTCAACCGAACAAGTGGCTTTAATTTTTTATATAAAAAGTAATAAAACCAACCAAGTAAAATATCAGTACTTAAAAGAACAATTAACCAAAAATATCTTATTTCATTATCATCTAATAAATCAATAAATATTATAGGCCCCGGTCTTTTTTTCTTAAAAGGTCGAAATTCTATATTTTTTTTTGTTCTGTCCCTAAATTTTGGTGGTCTTGGATGTATATATTTTTTATCATTATATTCAAAGATTTCTATAGGTGCAAATTTATCATCTTCATATTCATTTGCAAGTTCTTTTAATGCACGTAAATCAACATCTGATAATTTTAGAAAAAGATGTTTAATTTTTTTATTTATCTCTTGATCATCAGCTTGTTCAAATCTTGATTCTAAAACAATTCTAGTAGCATTAAAATATCTCTGAATATTCAATGTTTTATAATTATGATTATCAAGTAAAAACTGTACTAAAATAATTAAGTTTATAATAAAAAATATAATTGAAAAAAAGATTGTTATCTGAAAAAGAATTGAACTCTTTTTATTCGTTAACCAATTTATACCCTACTCCTCTAATAGAATGAATATACTTTGGCTTTCTTGAGTTGTCTTCAATTTTATTTCTAACTCGTCCAATTAATACATCAATACTTTTATATGTACTTTCATACTTTATAGAATCTACATTTGTAAGAATCTCTTCTCGTGAGATTACAAAACCCGCTCTTTTTATTAAATATGCCAAAATATAATACTCTGCATTGGTTAAATCAAGAAGAACATCTTTTTTAAATATCTCCATTTTCTCTTCTTTATGTATAAAAATAGACTCTTTTTGAAGTTTTTCTTGAGAAGGAAGTTCAAAGTTACATCTTCTAAGAATAGATTTAATTCTAAATATTAATTCTTGAGTATCATAAGGTTTAGGCATGAAGTCATCTGCACCATAAGAAAAACAAGCAATTTTATCTCCTAAATTTGAACGTGCACTTGAAATTATAATTGGAATTGAATATTGTTCTCGAATAATTTTACATACTTCAATACCATCAATATTTGGTAAAGATAAATCAAGGATAATTAAATCATATTTTTTAAGTCTTAACCCAGAAATTCCTAGCTCTGGACTATCATAGTTTGTTACTTTTATATTGTACTGGTCTAAATAATCTATTAAAATTTCTGCAAGTTCTAAATCATCTTCTATCATCAAAATATTAATCAATAATTACTCCTTATTTACAAATGTAATTATAATATATCAAAGTAAATATTCTGTAACAATATTGATTAAATTAAGATTTCTCGGTTACCTTTTGCATTTGGCTCAGAAAGTACACCAGTTTTTTCTAATTGCTCAACAATCGTTGCTGCACGGTTATACCCTATTCTAAGTTTTCTCTGAATATATGAGATTGAAGTTTTTTTATCAACTAAAACAACTTCTCTTGCATCTTCATAAAGCTCGTCTAATTCACCAATTTCATTTGTATCAGAAGATTTTCCACTTAAAGAAGAGCTATTTCTATCTTTTACAAAATTCATATCATATACAACATCTCTTTGATCTTTTAAGAAATCCACTACATCTTCAATCTCTGTCTCTTTTGACCAAGGAGCATGTATTCTTACAAGTCCAGACATACCAGGAGGTGTAAATAACATATCTCCACGCCCAAGAAGTGATTCAGCACCCATAGAATCTAAGATAATTTTAGAATCTACTTTTTGCCCTACTTTATATGAAAGTCTACTTGGTAAATTTGCTTTAATAAGTCCAGTAACAACATCAACAGAAGGTCTTTGAGTTGCAACTATTAAGTGAATTCCTGAAGCTCTTGCCATTTGGGCAAGTCTAGCAACTGAAAGTTCAACCTCTTTTCCACTTGTCATCATTAAGTCTGCTAACTCATCAATAACAACTACTATATATGGTATCTCTTCATAACCTTCTTTTTTAGCTTTTTCATTATAATTTTCAATATTTTTAGTTTTTGTTTGAGACATTAAAGTATATCTTCTTTCCATCTCTCCAACCATATTTGATAAAGCATTAATTGCATCTGTAGGTTTTGTAATAACAGGAGTTAATAGATGTGGAATATCATTGTACATTGAAAATTCAAGCATTTTAGGGTCAATCATTACAAGTCTAAGGTTATCAGGTGAGTTTTTATATAAAAGTGAAAGAATCATTGCATTTATACCTACAGACTTACCTGAACCAGTTGTTCCTGCTATTAATAAATGAGGAAGCTTTTTTAAATCTGTAATAAAAGGTTTTCCAACTATGTCTTTACCTAAAACCATAGTTAAAGGAGATTTAGCATTTTGAAAGATTTCACTTTCAAGTAATTCTTTAATATAAATAGTTTGTGTATCTTCATTAGGAACTTCAATCCCAACTACATCTTTACCTGGAATTGGAGCTTGAATTCTTATTGTTTGAGCTTTTAAAGCCATTGCTAAATCATCTTGAAGATTCAAAATCTTAGATACTTTTACATTTGGAGCTGGTTTGAACTCAAAAGTAGTGACTACAGGTCCTGTATAAGTTCTAACTACATCCCCTTCTATTTTAAACATCAATAATTTTTCTAATAAATCTTCAATTTTTTTATCAATTTGAGCTTCTGATATTTTTGATTTTTTCTCTTTAGGAGCTGACTGGAAAAATTTTGTTGGTGGCAACTCAAAGTCTTTTGGCTTCTCAGTCTTACCTAATTCAATTTCATCTAATAGTTTTTTATTTTCTTCTAACTCTTCAACAATAATTCCATGTCCAGTAACTTGTTCTTCTATTACTTCAGCTATTTCACTTTGTTCTACTGTTGATTCTTCTACCTGGTTTAAATCAATAATATTTAAATCATCTACTTGTATTTCAGCTATATTATCTTCTGCATCTTCAATAACTATTTCTGCAATATCACCTACTTCTTTAACTGTAACTTTCTCTTCTTTTCTTTTTTGTCTTTTTTTATTTTCTATTCTTTTTGGTTTTGAAGAGGTATTGACTTTTTTAAATTTCGGTACAAGTTTTTTTGGATCAATTTTTATATCACTATCTTCAAAAATTATTAAAAAAGAAATTACTAAACCAATTAAAACAAAAATCCAAAGACCTGCAAGTCCAATAAATGGGAACATAGAGTCAATTATAAAATTTCCTATATCTCCACTATAAATTCCTTTTTTGACAACAAGAGATTGAAACGTTAACAAAGAAATTAAAAGAAGAATTATTGCAACAACTTTTAAAGAAAAATCTTTTATATCAAAATCTTTTTTGAAATTTAAAATATATAAAGGATATAAAAAAAGTAATAAATAAATATATGATAAGAAACCAAAATACTTATGAGAAAATGTAGCAAATAAGAAACCTATTTGCCCTACACTAGCTTTATCACTTATAAAAGTAGAGTATTCAAAGTAAATTATTATAAAAAGAAATATTAGTGATGAAATTTTTTTAACTATTTTTTAGCCTTTATTTGTTTAATAATTTTGCAATTCTTCCTTGAAGTCTAAGCCATTGTCTATGCTCAAACAGAGGAAAACCTGCCCATTGTTTTTTAGGTTCATCTATTGTTTTTGTAACACCACCACGTGCTGCAATTGTAGTAAAAGGTGCAATTTCAAGATGTCCTGCTGTTGCACTTTGTCCACCCATAATTACATATTCATTAAGTGTAGTAGAACCAGAAAGGCCAACTTGTCCTGTTAAAATACAACCAGGACCTATTTTACAATTATGTGCAATATGAACTAAATTATCAAGTCGTACACCTGAAGAAATTATTGTTGATTTAAATACTGCTCTATCAATAGCTGTATTTGAACCTATTTCAACATCATCTTCAATAACAACATTACCATTTTGATAAATCTTTATATATTTACCTAACTTTGTATTTGCAAAACCAAAACCATCACTACCAATAACTGTTCCTGAATGTATTATACAATCACTTCCAATTTCACAATCTCTATAAACTGAAACGTTTGGATAAATAATTGTATTATTTCCAATCTTTACGTTATCACCTATAAAAGCACCAGCCATAATAGTACAATCTGAACCAATTATTGAATCTTTTCCTAAGTATACATTAGATTGAATAATAGTATTTTTTCCAACAATACACTCTTTACCCTGTGTTTCAACAACATTAGGAGCAAATAACTTTGAAGCATATGCTAGTTTTAAATATGGTTCTTCGCAAACTAAAGCTATAGTATTTTTCGGAACTTTATTTACAAATTCTTCTTTTACTAAAACCGCTGCTGCTTTTGTTTTTTCTAAATCTTTAATATATTTTTTATTTTCTAAAAAAGTTAATTCTTTCTTATTTGAATCAAGAAGAGTATTTAATCCTGAAATCTCAATGTCATTTTTACATTCTATTTCTAAAGCTTCTGAAATCTCATTTAGTGTCAAGTTTTATCCTTAAAGTTATGAAAAGATAAGAAATCTTACGATTTCTATCTTTCCATTGCTACAACACCACTTCGTACTACTTCAAGTGGCTTAAATTTATTCATTATATTTGTAAAGTTTGCAATTCTATGAGGCTCATCAGTTGCAGAAATTACAATCGCATCTTCAGTAACATTTTGAATATGTCCATTATATGCCCTTGCAATTACTTCAATATCACTAAGAGGTTGTTCAATTGGTATTTTAATTAAAACCGTCTCTTTTTCTATAACATTTTTATGTTCGTTAACCCTTAATACAGGAATTAACTTATTCAACTGCTTAACAATTTGATCAATAACTCTTTTATCTCCAGTTGTTACTATAGTCATTCTAGAATATTCAGTACCTGACATTGGAGCTACAGTTAAAGAATCAATATTATATCCACGTGCTGAAAATAGTCCAACGATTCTTGATAAGACATTGTGTTCATTTATAACAATTACAGAAATAACTTGTCTAGTAGTCTCAGAATCATAATAGTGATTAAAATTATTCATTGCTATCTCCTAAAAGTGTCATTTCATTTAAAGCATGTCCATTTGGAACCATTGGTAATACTATTTCATCCCGTGCTACTATAACTTCAATCATTGCTGGTTTTTTCTTTTCAACAGCATCATTTAATGCTGTATCAAACTCCTCTTTTGTTGTTACTCTATAACCTATTCCACCAAATGATTCTACAAGCATTTTAAAATCTGGCTGAACAGAAAGATCAGTTTCCGAAATTCTATTTTCATAAAATAAAGTCTGCCATTGTCTTACCATTCCTAAATAATTATTATTAAGAATGATATTAATCACTGGTAAATTATATTCAACACATGTCATTAACTCTTGGATATTCATTAAGATTGAACCATCACCTGTAAAGTTAATTGAAACCTTGTCTTTATTACCACGTGCAACACCCATAGCACCTGGAAGCCCAAACCCCATAGTACCTAATCCACCAGAGGTATTCCATTGTCTAGGATAAGAAAAAGGATAAAACTGTGCTGTCCACATTTGATGTTGTCCAACATCTGTAGAAATAATTGCATTTTCTCCTAATAATTGCCCAACTCTTTCGATTGGCCATTGAGGTTTAATAACACTATCAGAATCGTTATATCTTAAAGGTTCTTTTTCTCTATAATCCCTAAGTAAAGATACCCAATTTGAGTAATCATTAAATTCCATCTCTGAAGCAGAATCAATCATACCTTGAACAGTTACCTTTAAATCCCCAACTATTGGGAAATTTGTATCTACAAGTTTTGAAATAGATGCTGGGTCAATATCTACATGTATTACTTTTGCTTTTTTCGCAAATTCGTCTAATCTTCCCGTAACTCTATCATCAAATCTAGCACCAAGTGAAATAAGTAAATCAGTATCATGAGCAGCCATATTTGCTGCAAACTCACCATGCATACCTAGCATACCCATTAAAAGTTCATGGTCATGCCCCATTACTCCCCTTGCCATTAGAGTTTCAACAACAGGAATATTTAATTTTTCTGCTAATTCTCTAATTTCATATGCACAGTTTGCTAAAATTGCTCCACCACCAACGTACAATAAAGGTTTTTTAGCTTTAGAAATTGCATCCATAGCTTTTTTTAGTTGCCTTTTATTGTACTTTACTGTTGGCTTATAAGTTGGAATATTAACCTCTTTTGGATATTCAAAATTTGCAAGTTCTGCTGTAATATCTTTTGGAATATCTACGTGAACAGGTCCTGGTCTTCCAGTAGCTGCAATATGAAATGCCTCTTTAATAATTCTTGGTAAATCTTCAATCTTATTAACTAAATAATTGTGTTTTGTACAAGGTCTAGAAATACCTACAGCATCAATCTCTTGGAATCCATCTGTACCAATAATTGTTGTTGGAACCTGTCCAGAAATAACAACTAATGGAATAGAATCCATATATGCATCTGCTAATCCTGTAACAGCATTTGTAAATCCTGGTCCACTTGTTACAATAGCAACACCTACTTCCCCAGTAGATTTTGCGTAACCTTCTGCTGCGTGGATTGCAGCTTGCTCATGCCTAGTCAAAATATGTTGAAAAAAGCTCTGTTTATAAATTTCATCATAGACATTCATAATAGCGCCCCCAGGATATCCGAATACTACTTCTACCCCTTCTTCTTTTAATGATTCCGTAACCATTTTTGCGCCAGTTATTCTCATTGTCTCTCCCTATCGTAAATTAATCAGATATTTTACAAAAGTTATTATTAATAGCGGTTTAAGATAGTTAAATATCTATTATTAGAGCTTATACATAAAACTATAACAATCTTATCTTTCAATTATAAAATAGAAAATTATCTAATATTATTTTTTGTTCATTTCTTAATGAAATAGTCAAGTTATAGTTTATAAATACACTTAGTAATTGTTATTTAAATAATTAGTTTTAGTTTTAATTTATCTTTGTTATAGTAAAATAGGTATACAAGAGTACAACAATAGGAGTTTTTTATGGATGTAAATAGTATTAATAACAACATAGCTTCTTTAAATAGTGTTCCTCAACAACATATTGATAGAGCTAATAGTACAGAACAAATCAACAACAACGATCCATTTCTAAAACTATCAATAAGTGACTACAATAAAAAAAGAGATGAATTATCTCAATCTCTACAAGCCTTTAATGAAGGGATTGGTATTTCTAAAACTGCACAAAATGGTTTAGAAAAGCAACAAGAATACCTTCAAAATATACAAGAAAAACTTACTGATTTAAAAAATGATGATAATATTGACTATGACAAAAACACTCAAAAAA is a window of Arcobacter sp. LA11 DNA encoding:
- the ilvN gene encoding acetolactate synthase small subunit produces the protein MNNFNHYYDSETTRQVISVIVINEHNVLSRIVGLFSARGYNIDSLTVAPMSGTEYSRMTIVTTGDKRVIDQIVKQLNKLIPVLRVNEHKNVIEKETVLIKIPIEQPLSDIEVIARAYNGHIQNVTEDAIVISATDEPHRIANFTNIMNKFKPLEVVRSGVVAMER
- a CDS encoding ArsS family sensor histidine kinase, with translation MNWLTNKKSSILFQITIFFSIIFFIINLIILVQFLLDNHNYKTLNIQRYFNATRIVLESRFEQADDQEINKKIKHLFLKLSDVDLRALKELANEYEDDKFAPIEIFEYNDKKYIHPRPPKFRDRTKKNIEFRPFKKKRPGPIIFIDLLDDNEIRYFWLIVLLSTDILLGWFYYFLYKKLKPLVRLKNEITKFSYGNLDINTKAIGNDEISQVSNEFNNAITKIRELNDSRKLFLRNILHELKTPITKGKLVSDTLEESRRKEILQKAFLRLEYLLGEFVKLEELTSGKMNLVKKEYRVIDLLDQAIDILLIDRDKLEIFSNVTKVNVDFEIFSIALKNLIDNALRYNTNDKVEIFVKEDSLLIKNKGEPLKKDFEHYLTPFSREYESIDKGLGLGLYITNNVIQSHGYKLYYSYSGCYHLFKIQFKIDS
- the lpxD gene encoding UDP-3-O-(3-hydroxymyristoyl)glucosamine N-acyltransferase; the protein is MTLNEISEALEIECKNDIEISGLNTLLDSNKKELTFLENKKYIKDLEKTKAAAVLVKEEFVNKVPKNTIALVCEEPYLKLAYASKLFAPNVVETQGKECIVGKNTIIQSNVYLGKDSIIGSDCTIMAGAFIGDNVKIGNNTIIYPNVSVYRDCEIGSDCIIHSGTVIGSDGFGFANTKLGKYIKIYQNGNVVIEDDVEIGSNTAIDRAVFKSTIISSGVRLDNLVHIAHNCKIGPGCILTGQVGLSGSTTLNEYVIMGGQSATAGHLEIAPFTTIAARGGVTKTIDEPKKQWAGFPLFEHRQWLRLQGRIAKLLNK
- a CDS encoding acetolactate synthase large subunit, with the protein product MRITGAKMVTESLKEEGVEVVFGYPGGAIMNVYDEIYKQSFFQHILTRHEQAAIHAAEGYAKSTGEVGVAIVTSGPGFTNAVTGLADAYMDSIPLVVISGQVPTTIIGTDGFQEIDAVGISRPCTKHNYLVNKIEDLPRIIKEAFHIAATGRPGPVHVDIPKDITAELANFEYPKEVNIPTYKPTVKYNKRQLKKAMDAISKAKKPLLYVGGGAILANCAYEIRELAEKLNIPVVETLMARGVMGHDHELLMGMLGMHGEFAANMAAHDTDLLISLGARFDDRVTGRLDEFAKKAKVIHVDIDPASISKLVDTNFPIVGDLKVTVQGMIDSASEMEFNDYSNWVSLLRDYREKEPLRYNDSDSVIKPQWPIERVGQLLGENAIISTDVGQHQMWTAQFYPFSYPRQWNTSGGLGTMGFGLPGAMGVARGNKDKVSINFTGDGSILMNIQELMTCVEYNLPVINIILNNNYLGMVRQWQTLFYENRISETDLSVQPDFKMLVESFGGIGYRVTTKEEFDTALNDAVEKKKPAMIEVIVARDEIVLPMVPNGHALNEMTLLGDSNE
- a CDS encoding response regulator transcription factor yields the protein MINILMIEDDLELAEILIDYLDQYNIKVTNYDSPELGISGLRLKKYDLIILDLSLPNIDGIEVCKIIREQYSIPIIISSARSNLGDKIACFSYGADDFMPKPYDTQELIFRIKSILRRCNFELPSQEKLQKESIFIHKEEKMEIFKKDVLLDLTNAEYYILAYLIKRAGFVISREEILTNVDSIKYESTYKSIDVLIGRVRNKIEDNSRKPKYIHSIRGVGYKLVNE
- a CDS encoding DNA translocase FtsK 4TM domain-containing protein, whose protein sequence is MVKKISSLIFLFIIIYFEYSTFISDKASVGQIGFLFATFSHKYFGFLSYIYLLLFLYPLYILNFKKDFDIKDFSLKVVAIILLLISLLTFQSLVVKKGIYSGDIGNFIIDSMFPFIGLAGLWIFVLIGLVISFLIIFEDSDIKIDPKKLVPKFKKVNTSSKPKRIENKKRQKRKEEKVTVKEVGDIAEIVIEDAEDNIAEIQVDDLNIIDLNQVEESTVEQSEIAEVIEEQVTGHGIIVEELEENKKLLDEIELGKTEKPKDFELPPTKFFQSAPKEKKSKISEAQIDKKIEDLLEKLLMFKIEGDVVRTYTGPVVTTFEFKPAPNVKVSKILNLQDDLAMALKAQTIRIQAPIPGKDVVGIEVPNEDTQTIYIKELLESEIFQNAKSPLTMVLGKDIVGKPFITDLKKLPHLLIAGTTGSGKSVGINAMILSLLYKNSPDNLRLVMIDPKMLEFSMYNDIPHLLTPVITKPTDAINALSNMVGEMERRYTLMSQTKTKNIENYNEKAKKEGYEEIPYIVVVIDELADLMMTSGKEVELSVARLAQMARASGIHLIVATQRPSVDVVTGLIKANLPSRLSYKVGQKVDSKIILDSMGAESLLGRGDMLFTPPGMSGLVRIHAPWSKETEIEDVVDFLKDQRDVVYDMNFVKDRNSSSLSGKSSDTNEIGELDELYEDAREVVLVDKKTSISYIQRKLRIGYNRAATIVEQLEKTGVLSEPNAKGNREILI